A single genomic interval of uncultured Desulfobulbus sp. harbors:
- a CDS encoding YkgJ family cysteine cluster protein — MKTTGKSYVLAGNKSFCNFCPGYCCYRLPGSSLLLTGDDINRIARYFAISDGEVRRRYIEHRNTFRTRVDGSCIFLAQGQLCKRCSIHEARPRQCREFPYDRPCPYLENEGLLQLIQPRIEQSLFASPDRAVTAF; from the coding sequence ATGAAGACGACTGGAAAGAGTTATGTACTGGCTGGGAACAAGTCTTTTTGCAATTTCTGCCCCGGGTACTGCTGTTACCGTTTGCCCGGCTCGTCGTTATTGCTCACCGGCGACGATATCAACCGGATTGCCCGTTATTTTGCCATCAGCGACGGAGAGGTCCGGCGGCGCTATATCGAACACAGAAACACCTTTCGAACCCGTGTGGACGGCTCCTGTATTTTTCTTGCCCAGGGCCAGTTGTGCAAGCGGTGCTCCATCCACGAGGCGCGCCCCCGTCAATGCCGTGAGTTTCCCTACGACAGACCCTGCCCCTACCTGGAAAATGAGGGATTGCTGCAACTGATCCAACCTCGGATCGAGCAAAGCCTTTTTGCCTCTCCTGATCGTGCGGTAACCGCCTTCTGA
- the thiL gene encoding thiamine-phosphate kinase: protein MNEREIITHIATMAALSKSDDLIRGIGDDCAVIRLDADRAWLLTMDTLIEAVHFDTAFHPPAKLGRKAVSVNVSDIGAMGGKPLFALMSVGMPQGFDPQWFQAFAQGVAEACTEYGVLLIGGDTVASPQGLNFSLTLIGEAVPEQVVYRSGARPGDLIWVSGPLGWAAAGLELLQRGLGGDDKDFSPLREQHLNPRARVELGGQLGQSGLARAMMDLSDGLATDLAHLCAASGVRGRFSADTLPGMSLRDQAARLVGHDPVDWAIGGGEDFELLFTTAPESASQVIQIGRGCGLTPTAIGTISEGEGVVMERRLADGTSCEQIVSYQGFDHFRANTPG, encoded by the coding sequence TGCGCCGTCATTCGCCTCGACGCAGATCGGGCCTGGCTTTTGACCATGGACACCCTGATCGAGGCTGTTCACTTTGATACGGCCTTTCATCCTCCTGCAAAGCTGGGCCGCAAGGCGGTTTCGGTGAATGTGAGCGATATCGGTGCAATGGGGGGGAAACCGCTCTTTGCCCTGATGTCGGTGGGCATGCCGCAGGGGTTTGATCCCCAGTGGTTCCAAGCCTTTGCCCAGGGGGTTGCTGAGGCCTGCACAGAGTATGGGGTCCTGCTCATCGGCGGAGATACGGTGGCCAGTCCGCAGGGACTCAACTTTTCCCTGACCCTTATCGGCGAGGCGGTGCCGGAGCAGGTCGTCTATCGAAGTGGTGCCCGTCCCGGCGACCTCATCTGGGTCAGCGGCCCCCTGGGGTGGGCAGCAGCCGGGCTGGAACTGCTGCAAAGAGGCCTCGGAGGTGATGACAAGGACTTTTCGCCCCTGCGCGAGCAACATCTCAATCCACGGGCCCGGGTGGAACTCGGCGGTCAGCTGGGGCAGAGCGGCTTGGCCCGCGCAATGATGGATCTCTCCGACGGCCTGGCCACGGATCTGGCGCATCTCTGTGCCGCCTCCGGAGTCCGTGGCAGGTTCTCCGCGGACACGCTCCCGGGAATGAGCTTGCGCGATCAGGCCGCTCGTCTCGTCGGACACGATCCGGTGGATTGGGCCATCGGCGGCGGCGAAGATTTTGAGCTTCTGTTCACGACGGCTCCCGAGTCGGCTTCTCAGGTGATCCAGATCGGTCGAGGCTGCGGTCTGACGCCGACCGCCATCGGGACCATCAGCGAGGGGGAAGGGGTTGTCATGGAACGGAGACTGGCCGATGGAACCTCTTGCGAGCAGATCGTCAGTTATCAGGGCTTTGACCATTTTCGGGCCAATACCCCTGGTTAG
- a CDS encoding sigma-54 dependent transcriptional regulator: MNTSAKVLIVDDERDMRNLLAKVLSKKGGYTVSTASSAEEALEAVRASMPDAVLTDIKMPGMDGLTLLQHLHTIDPSITAIVMTGYGTIEIAVQALKEGAYDFIEKPFDNERILRTIGRALERTRLLRENLQLHHQLCDQDCHHGFIGRSKTLVRALELLKRVAQSNVTVLIRGESGTGKELAAKALHAMSPRADRPMVIVNCPALPEHILESELFGYRRGAFTGADRDKTGLFVEADGSTLVLDEVADIPVSVQTKLLRVLQEKEVQPLGQNKTFAVDVRVIASTNQDLEAKIRRGEFREDLFYRLNVMTVTMPSLSSMVSDIPMLAQYFLERFCREHQRQGLEFNDEALQALVQHRWQGNVRQLQNVISRAVLLSQGPLIELADLWEEGEQAGNFKVQADETPSAEAMLHLSYKEAKNSILAQFNTRYLSESLKAAGGNVTVAARQCGMERQAFQRLLRRYHIESRSFR; this comes from the coding sequence ATGAACACTTCTGCCAAGGTACTCATTGTTGATGATGAGCGCGACATGCGCAATCTGCTGGCCAAGGTCCTGAGCAAAAAAGGAGGATATACGGTGTCCACCGCGAGTTCCGCCGAAGAAGCCCTGGAAGCCGTGCGTGCATCAATGCCGGATGCTGTCCTGACTGATATCAAGATGCCCGGCATGGATGGCTTGACCTTGCTCCAACACCTGCACACCATCGATCCCTCAATAACGGCCATCGTCATGACCGGCTATGGAACCATCGAGATTGCAGTGCAGGCCCTGAAAGAGGGGGCCTACGATTTTATCGAGAAGCCCTTTGACAACGAACGGATTCTGCGCACCATTGGGCGCGCCCTGGAGCGCACCCGGCTGCTGCGGGAAAATTTGCAGCTGCACCATCAGCTCTGCGATCAGGATTGCCATCATGGCTTTATCGGCCGCTCCAAAACGCTTGTACGGGCCCTGGAACTGCTCAAGCGGGTGGCGCAGAGCAACGTCACCGTCCTGATTCGGGGAGAATCCGGCACCGGCAAAGAGTTGGCAGCCAAGGCGCTGCATGCGATGTCGCCCCGTGCCGATCGGCCGATGGTCATCGTCAACTGCCCGGCATTGCCGGAGCATATTTTGGAAAGCGAGCTGTTTGGCTATCGCAGGGGGGCTTTTACCGGTGCGGATCGCGACAAAACCGGCCTGTTTGTCGAGGCGGATGGATCCACCCTGGTGCTTGACGAGGTGGCCGATATTCCGGTGAGCGTCCAGACCAAACTGCTCAGGGTCCTGCAGGAGAAGGAAGTCCAGCCTTTGGGGCAGAACAAGACCTTTGCGGTCGATGTTCGCGTCATCGCCTCCACCAACCAGGACCTCGAGGCCAAGATCCGCCGGGGTGAATTCCGCGAAGACCTGTTTTACCGGCTCAACGTCATGACCGTGACCATGCCGAGTCTGTCCTCCATGGTGAGTGATATCCCGATGCTTGCCCAGTATTTTCTCGAAAGATTTTGTCGTGAACATCAACGGCAGGGGCTTGAATTCAACGATGAGGCTTTGCAGGCCCTGGTGCAGCATCGGTGGCAAGGCAATGTCCGCCAGCTGCAGAATGTGATCAGCCGGGCCGTCCTGCTCAGTCAGGGGCCGCTGATCGAGTTGGCGGATCTGTGGGAGGAGGGGGAACAGGCCGGGAATTTCAAGGTGCAGGCTGATGAGACCCCTTCGGCTGAAGCAATGCTGCACCTGAGCTACAAGGAGGCGAAAAACTCAATTCTTGCACAGTTTAACACCCGGTATCTTTCCGAGTCCTTGAAAGCCGCCGGGGGCAACGTAACGGTTGCAGCACGACAATGTGGTATGGAACGACAGGCCTTTCAACGCCTGTTACGAAGGTATCATATCGAATCAAGGAGTTTCCGCTGA